In Drosophila santomea strain STO CAGO 1482 chromosome 3L, Prin_Dsan_1.1, whole genome shotgun sequence, a single window of DNA contains:
- the LOC120449212 gene encoding peroxisomal biogenesis factor 3 encodes MLSRLQDFLSRHRRKFIVTGVLVGGTIFAARYAQRRFVEFQEKQAREFFERTRRTTHFESTEKTCNQVILGMGEEMCQAVLRECSTEELLEQLRQNPKNKLELWEDMKIVAFTRLATYVYASSMLVIALRVQLNLLGGYIYRDIMTEQKQVTDELKQQYLSLIRHFITESGIRDLARYIRTQVIAVTKTMPLSQQLSLGDLEQLFWSLQMAINADTRRDPNSRMSKYLLPSQNPSHSPLLQKMFNETLDLLESEDAIGVCSHNVSRGFVLACDAIAESMGETLQHLPQAEVQTQQEPNLKFNQAGSSGAKNTKSQNGLENNNLLNINRVLLALAKLIPIISGLTSRGFDTTSRPHNLPTQLLTFYVVAEKTKTLGANVYESFSSA; translated from the coding sequence ATGCTGTCGCGCCTGCAGGACTTCTTGTCACGCCACCGGCGAAAGTTCATAGTGACCGGCGTTCTGGTGGGCGGTACCATCTTTGCGGCACGATATGCCCAGCGTCGATTTGTGGAGTTCCAGGAGAAACAGGCCAGGGAATTCTTTGAGAGAACGCGGCGCACGACCCACTTTGAGTCGACGGAGAAGACGTGCAACCAGGTGATCCTGGGGATGGGCGAGGAGATGTGTCAGGCGGTGCTCAGGGAGTGCAGCACGGAAGAGCTGCTCGAGCAGTTGCGCCAGAATCCAAAGAACAAGCTGGAACTCTGGGAGGACATGAAGATTGTGGCGTTCACAAGGCTGGCCACATACGTCTACGCCTCCTCCATGCTGGTTATTGCTCTGAGGGTGCAGCTAAATCTCCTGGGTGGCTACATCTATCGAGACATCATGACGGAACAGAAGCAAGTCACAGACGAGCTGAAGCAGCAGTACCTCTCCCTCATCCGACACTTTATCACGGAGTCGGGCATCCGGGATCTAGCCCGATATATACGTACCCAGGTCATCGCTGTCACCAAGACCATGCCGCTCTCCCAACAGCTTTCTCTTGGCGACTTGGAGCAGCTGTTTTGGTCGCTGCAAATGGCCATCAATGCGGACACTCGTCGGGATCCCAACTCGCGAATGAGCAAGTATCTGCTGCCCAGCCAGAATCCCAGTCATTCGCCGCTGCTGCAGAAGATGTTCAACGAGACGCTTGATCTGCTGGAGAGCGAGGATGCCATTGGGGTCTGCTCGCACAATGTAAGTCGTGGATTCGTGCTAGCCTGCGATGCCATTGCCGAAAGCATGGGCGAAACTTTGCAGCATCTGCCGCAAGCTGAAGTGCAAACCCAGCAGGAACCTAACCTGAAGTTCAACCAGGCAGGAAGCTCGGGCGCCAAAAACACGAAGAGCCAAAACGGACTGGAGAACAACAACTTGCTGAACATCAACCGAGTGCTGTTGGCGTTGGCCAAGCTCATTCCAATCATCAGTGGTCTCACCTCGAGGGGCTTCGATACCACTTCGCGACCCCACAATCTGCCTACCCAGCTGCTCACCTTTTACGTGGTCGCCGAGAAGACAAAGACGCTGGGGGCCAACGTCTACGAAAGCTTCAGCTCCGCTTAG
- the LOC120448262 gene encoding glycoprotein 3-alpha-L-fucosyltransferase A, producing MRRPKISLKKYFYLTLICALLLIFGFSLKEREIWKTLSPRSSQITTQQQQHQHLHQLQSMDEEHLMATSSTPPSVAATLLPEMADNLVEQPEQAVLEEEENEADRMQEPPAEKAWFFKNGEYYPKPARTYSNRKARKRHAPRLLPHQDPYSDRIINQLMYVPHNYEEIKSSGKLKTILVYNGLGPWNVKKGRDVFLKAKCPVDTCELTANRDLAATADMILYKDHYIPTGIRRPSNSKQVSMLYYLECPYHTQNVKVPDAINWTATYRRDSTIVAPYEKWQYYDTKVQQQEQDINYSVNKTKKVAWFVSNCGARNGRLQYAHELQKYIEVDIYGACGNFKCSRSTADKCFEILDNDYKFYLAFENSNCKDYITEKFFVNALNRRVLPIVMGARPEDYEVSAPRRSYIHVDEFSSPKELAEYLHILDHDDELYNSYFKWKGTGEFINTYYWCRVCATLHNEEQLRKPRWYTDVNDWWRGPGVCTTRSWRNFKARKDVISDSSDD from the exons ATGCGGCGTCCGAAGATTTCCCTCAAGAAGTACTTCTACCTTACACTGATCTGCGCCCTCCTCCTCATATTCGGTTTCAGTCTCAA AGAGCGCGAAATATGGAAGACGCTGAGTCCACGATCGTCACAGATAACcacacagcaacagcagcaccagcatcTGCATCAACTACAGTCCATGGACGAGGAGCACCTGATGGCCACCAGTTCCACTCCCCCGTCAGTTGCGGCCACCCTACTGCCCGAAATGGCGGATAATCTCGTCGAGCAGCCGGAACAGGCGGttctggaggaggaggaaaacGAGGCGGATCGCATGCAAGAGCCGCCGGCGGAAAAGGCCTGGTTCTTCAAGAACGGAGAGTACTATCCAAAACCGGCCAGGACCTACAGCAATCGCAAGGCCAGGAAGCGACATGCCCCACGACTGCTGCCCCATCAGGATCCCTATTCCGATCGCATTATCAACCAGCTCATGTACGTGCCGCACAACTACGAGGAGATCAAGTCCAGCGGCAAGCTGAAGACCATCCTCGTCTACAATGGATTGGGTCCGTGGAACGTAAAGAAGGGTCGCGACGTCTTCCTGAAAGCCAAGTGTCCCGTGGACACCTGCGAACTGACTGCCAATCGCGATCTGGCCGCCACGGCCGACATGATCCTCTACAAGGATCACTACATCCCCACGGGCATTCGGCGGCCCAGCAACTCCAAGCAGGTCTCCATGCTCTACTATCTGGAGTGCCCGTACCACACGCAGAATGTCAAGGTGCCCGATGCCATCAACTGGACGGCCACCTACAG GCGGGACAGCACAATTGTAGCACCCTACGAAAAGTGGCAGTACTACGACACAAaggtgcagcagcaggagcaggataTCAACTACTCCGTCAACAAGACCAAGAAAGTGGCCTGGTTTGTGTCCAACTGTGGAGCGAGGAATGGCCGGCTCCAGTATGCCCATGAACTTCAGAAATATATCGAG GTTGACATCTATGGGGCGTGTGGCAACTTCAAGTGCTCCCGCAGCACGGCGGACAAGTGCTTCGAGATCCTGGACAACGACTACAAGTTCTATCTGGCGTTCGAGAACTCCAACTGCAAGGACTACATCACGGAGAAGTTCTTCGTGAACGCGCTGAACAGGAGGGTTCTGCCCATCGTCATGGGCGCCCGGCCAGAGGACTACGAGGTGAGTGCACCGCGCAGATCCTACATCCACGTGGACGAGTTCTCCTCGCCCAAGGAGCTGGCCGAGTATCTGCACATCCTGGATCACGACGACGAGCTGTACAACTCGTACTTCAAGTGGAAGGGCACCGGGGAGTTCATCAACACGTACTACTGGTGTCGCGTGTGTGCCACGCTCCATAACGAGGAGCAACTGAGGAAGCCCCGCTGGTACACGGATGTCAACGACTGGTGGCGGGGACCCGGAGTCTGCACGACGAGATCCTGGCGCAACTTCAAGGCACGCAAGGACGTCATCAGCGACTCCAGCGACGACTGA
- the LOC120448263 gene encoding probable DNA mismatch repair protein Msh6, whose amino-acid sequence MSKKLNTSVGGTPTNTLFNYFSKSPAVDKKKLNPSAKTDPKESKTEKENLQNQQPKVKDAKKEDSKPAAKRKLPISDDETGNGQRKRKRIVQPESESEPEMEETKSEDDFSDCASDYEPDDNEASDDSGSSGEEEVSPSENDMSVDSPTPKKSRKKSKILNNNNNNEPTSKKVKLESPIQLAEGSTFQEKLKNLQSNAKKDASYDDIVTTTSNLDEPVVWPHQKLEFLQPDKIMDKHKRRPDHPDYDKSTLHVPESFLNGLSPGVRQWWVLKSSNYDCVLFFKVGKFYELYHMDADVGVNELGFTYMRGEFAHSGFPEISFDKMSTILIDRGFKVARVEQTETPDMMTERCKRIRATKFDKVVAREICQITNRGTQVFGSQCKIGPNHQPNYMLAIVEQDEGTWSRYGVCFIDTSIGDFHLGEFEDDKNCSRMLTLLSHHMPVLLLNEKSALSQRSQQIVRTVLGGILKEQVPGNGIQACSAEKTLKLLAERYYAGNGADDNWPLVLRTMQSDMDHLGLTPNDNYKLALKALGQCIFFIHKCKLEPKVLPMARYQLYVPPDQLEDAKPAVASTLRRSHMVLDATTLSNLRIIGEEHSLLCTLDHCCTKFGKRLLHHWLCAPSCDVAVIKERQDAIGELIRMTSELQEVRALLAPMPDLERNLAQIHLFGNKQIKQMDHPDSRAILFEEKIYNKQKLLGFMAVLKGFNALTKLPTMFQQCETALLRRITQLPESEGTFPDLSKELQYFATAFDHDAAAKTGVIAPQAGMDAEYDAAMDSIGEIEKRLKSYLEEQERHFGCRITYFGSDKKRYQLDVPESHASKANKSYSLEGQTKGKKPCRRYTTAETRALLKDMQHAEETRNTVLKDLARRLFEKFSNHYDQWKQCIDCVANLDVLCSLAEYAGQQMVICVPELVSGAEQPFIQLEEGYHPCVNASTYIPNGLELGTASEAPLSLLTGPNMGGKSTLMREVGLLVIMAQIGAHIPATSCRLSLVDRIFTRLGAQDDILAGHSTFLVELNETSLILKHATCHSLVLLDELGRGTATYDGTAIAASVVNFLASLKCRTLFSTHYHNLIDFFHDDKRITLGHMACMVENEDNADPTQETVTFLYKYTAGACPKSYGFNAAKLAGMPQGIIKRAYELSKKVEAIALQRKITTKIVAATAGNEESKKEKLTALKDLLKQLKLCQV is encoded by the exons ATGTCCAAGAAGTTGAACACCAGCGTGGGCGGAACGCCCACAAACACGctatttaattacttttccAAATCGCCGGCTGTCGACAAAAAGAAATTGAATCCCAGCGCGAAAACGGATCCCAAAGAATCCAAGACCGAAAAGGAGAATCTCCAGAACCAGCAGCCGAAGGTGAAGGATGCTAAGAAAGAGGATTCCAAGCCGGCTGCCAAGAGGAAGTTGCCCATTTCCGACGATGAGACAGGCAATGGGCAACGCAAGCGGAAGCGCATCGTTCAGCCGGAATCGGAAAGTGAACCGGAAATGGAGGAGACCAAGTCGGAGGACGACTTCTCCGATTGCGCCTCCGACTATGAGCCGGATGATAATGAAGCTAGCGATGatagcggcagcagcggcgagGAGGAGGTGTCGCCCAGCGAGAACGACATGTCCGTGGACAGTCCGACTCCAAAAAAATCCCGCAAAAAGTCTAAGATtctgaacaacaacaataacaatgagCCAACGAGCAAGAAGGTCAAGCTAGAGTCACCCATCCAGCTGGCCGAGGGTTCCACCTTTCAGGAGAAGCTGAAGAACCTGCAGAGCAATGCCAAGAAGGATGCTTCCTACGATGATATCGTGACCACCACGTCCAATCTGGATGAGCCCGTTGTTTGGCCGCACCAGAAACTGGAGTTCCTCCAGCCGGACAAGATCATGGACAAGCACAAAAGGCGTCCAGATCATCCGGACTACGATAAGAGCACCCTGCACGTGCCGGAGAGCTTCCTCAATGGACTGTCGCCAGGAGTTCGGCAATGGTGGGTCCTTAAGTCGTCCAACTACGACTGCGTCTTGTTTTTCAAGGTGGGCAAGTTCTATGAACTGTACCAcatggatgcggatgtgggCGTCAACGAGCTGGGCTTCACTTACATGCGCGGCGAGTTTGCTCACTCGGGTTTCCCGGAGATATCCTTCGACAAGATGTCCACCATCCTCATAGACAGGGGCTTCAAG GTGGCTCGCGTGGAGCAAACGGAAACCCCAGACATGATGACTGAGCGCTGCAAGCGGATCAGGGCCACCAAGTTCGACAAAGTGGTGGCCCGCGAGATATGCCAGATTACCAATCGTGGCACCCAGGTCTTCGGCTCACAGTGCAAGATCGGACCGAATCATCAGCCCAACTATATGCTGGCCATAGTGGAGCAGGATGAGGGAACTTGGAGCCGGTATGGAGTGTGCTTCATAGACACCTCCATTGGAGACTTTCATTTGGGTGAGTTCGAAGACGACAAGAACTGTTCCCGCATGCTCACCCTCTTGTCACATCATATGCCCGTGCTG CTCCTCAATGAGAAATCCGCTTTGAGCCAGCGATCCCAGCAAATTGTGCGCACTGTGCTGGGTGGAATCCTCAAGGAGCAGGTGCCCGGCAACGGAATTCAGGCCTGCAGTGCCGAGAAAACCCTGAAACTTCTGGCGGAACGTTACTATGCTGGAAACGGAGCCGATGACAACTGGCCATTGGTGCTGCGCACAATGCAGTCAGATATGGATCATTTGGGCCTTACACCCAATGATAATTACAAGCTGGCCCTTAAAGCTCTCGGCCAGTGCATCTTCTTTATACACAAGTGCAAGCTGGAGCCCAAGGTGCTGCCCATGGCGCGTTATCAGCTATACGTGCCGCCCGATCAACTGGAGGATGCCAAGCCGGCGGTGGCCTCCACATTGAGACGCTCCCACATGGTACTGGATGCCACTACGTTGTCGAACCTCAGGATTATTGGCGAGGAACACTCCTTGCTCTGCACTTTGGATCACTGCTGCACCAAGTTCGGAAAGCGACTGCTGCACCACTGGCTTTGCGCTCCGAGCTGCGATGTAGCGGTTATCAAGGAGCGACAAGATGCCATTGGCGAGCTAATTCGAATGACCAGCGAACTGCAGGAAGTTCGCGCTTTGCTAGCTCCAATGCCGGATTTGGAACGAAATCTGGCACAGATTCACCTATTTGGAAACAAGCAGATAAAGCAGATGGATCACCCGGATTCGCGGGCGATTCTCTTCGAGGAGAAGATATATAACAAGCAAAAGCTACTGGGATTCATGGCCGTTCTCAAGGGATTTAACGCCCTCACTAAGCTGCCTACGATGTTCCAGCAGTGCGAAACCGCATTGCTCAGGCGGATTACCCAGCTGCCGGAATCTGAAGGTACTTTTCCCGATCTTAGCAAGGAGCTACAATATTTTGCCACTGCCTTTGATCATGATGCAGCTGCTAAAACGGGTGTGATTGCGCCTCAAGCGGGAATGGATGCTGAGTACGATGCGGCAATGGATTCCATAGGTGAGATTGAGAAACGCCTGAAATCATATCTTGAGGAGCAGGAGCGACACTTTGGCTGCCGCATTACCTACTTCGGAAGCGACAAGAAGCGTTACCAGTTGGATGTGCCCGAAAGCCATGCCAGTAAGGCCAATAAATCCTATTCCTTGGAAGGACAAACAAAGGGAAAGAAACCATGTCGTCGCTACACCACTGCTGAAACAAGAGCTCTGCTGAAGGACATGCAGCACGCTGAAGAGACAAGGAACACTGTGCTTAAAGATCTGGCGCGTCGTCTCTTCGAGAAGTTTTCAAATCATTACGACCAGTGGAAGCAATGCATCGACTGCGTCGCCAACCTGGATGTCCTGTGCTCACTAGCTGAGTACGCTGGCCAACAGATGGTTATTTGCGTGCCAGAGTTGGTCTCTGGCGCGGAGCAGCCGTTTATCCAACTGGAGGAGGGCTACCACCCTTGCGTGAATGCATCCACCTATATACCCAATGGCCTGGAATTGGGCACTGCATCGGAGGCGCCACTATCCCTGCTCACTGGTCCCAATATGGGCGGCAAAAGTACGCTGATGCGGGAAGTGGGACTTCTCGTAATTATGGCGCAAATT gGCGCCCACATTCCCGCTACTAGCTGTCGTCTTTCGTTGGTGGACAGAATATTCACGCGCCTAGGTGCTCAGGATGACATTCTTGCCGGGCACAGTACCTTCCTCGTGGAGCTTAACGAAACGTCACTCATTCTTAAGCATGCCACTTGCCATTCGCTTGTGTTGCTCGACGAACTCGGCAGAGGAACCGCCACTTATGATGGCACAGCGATTGCTGCCTCTGTTGTGAACTTCCTGGCCAGTCTCAAGTGTCGCACTCTGTTCTCCACGCACTATCACAATCTGATTGATTTCTTCCACGACGACAAGAGAATCACACTGGGTCACATGGCCTGCATGGTGGAGAACGAAGACAATGCGGATCCCACCCAAGAAACGGTCACGTTCCTGTACAAGTACACAGCCGGTGCTTGTCCCAAATCGTATGGCTTTAACGCTGCCAAATTAGCTGGAATGCCTCAGGGAATTATAAAGCGCGCCTATGAG CTTTCCAAGAAAGTCGAAGCCATTGCTCTGCAGCGCAAGATTACGACCAAGATCGTAGCTGCCACCGCCGGAAACGAAGAGTCCAAAAAGGAGAAATTAACTGCTCTCAAGGATTTACTAAAGCAGTTAAAATTGTGCCAAGTTTAA
- the LOC120448767 gene encoding U4/U6 small nuclear ribonucleoprotein Prp31 isoform X1 has protein sequence MSLADELLADLEEDNDNELEEEDAEMASAEDESVSNLKQILMSLNDSPPTKQFLAEKLAKPAPNLMDVDVTVQSVRELCKLRDSERLRNTLQQIEHYASRQRTAAEMLGSVESDPEYCLIVDANAIAVDIDNEISIVHKFTKEKYQKRFPELDSLIVGEIEYLLAVKELGNDLDQVKNNEKLQAILTQATIMIVSVTASTTQGTMLTPAEKAKIDEACEMAIELNNFKSKIYEYVESRMTFIAPNLSMIVGASTAAKLLGIAGGLSKLSKMPACNVQVLGAQKKTLSGFSQTQMLPHTGYVYYSQIVQDTAPDLRRKAARLVAAKSVLAARVDACHESVHGEIGLRFKEDVEKKLDKLQEPPPVKFIKPLPKPIEGSKKKRGGKRVRKMKERYALTEFRKQANRMNFGDIEEDAYQGDLGYSRGTIGKTGTGRIRLPQVDEKTKVRISKTLHKNLQKQQVYGGNTTVKRQISGTASSVAFTPLQGLEIVNPQAAERSQTEANAKYFSNTSGFLSVGQRTT, from the exons ATGTCGCTCGCCGATGAGCTTTTAGCCGATCTCGAGGAAGACAATGACAatgagctggaggaggaggatgcgGAGATGGCCAGTGCCGAGGACGAAAGCGTAAGTAACCTAAAGCAAATATTGATGAGTCTTAATGATTCCCCTCCCACAAAACAGTTCCTGGCGGAGAAGCTGGCCAAGCCGGCTCCTAATCTAATGGACGTGGATGTAACCGTGCAGTCGGTGCGCGAACTTTGCAAGCTGCGCGACTCGGAGCGCCTGAGGAACACGCTGCAGCAGATCGAGCACTATGCCAGTCGCCAAAGAACTGCAGCCGAAATGCTGGGATCCGTGGAATCCGATCCTGAGTACTGTCTGATCGTGGACGCGAATGCCATAGCCGTGGACATTGACAACGAGATCTCCATTGTGCACAAGTTCACCAAGGAGAAGTACCAGAAGCGATTCCCCGAACTGGACTCTCTGATCGTGGGCGAAATTGAGTACTTGCTGGCTGTCAAGGAGCTGGGCAATGACCTGGACCAGGTCAAGAACAACGAAAAGCTGCAGGCCATCCTCACACAGGCCACCATTATGATTGTATCAGTCACAGCGTCCACCACACAGGG AACCATGTTGACACCAGCGGAGAAGGCCAAGATCGACGAGGCCTGTGAAATGGCCATCGAGCTAAACAACTTCAAGTCCAAGATCTACGAGTATGTGGAGAGTCGCATGACCTTCATAGCCCCAAATCTTTCCATGATCGTTGGAGCATCGACGGCAGCTAAACTCTTGGGCATTGCTGGCGGTCTTTCCAAACTATCCAAAATGCCGGCCTGCAATGTTCAGGTGTTGGGCGCACAGAAGAAAACCCTGTCGGGCTTCTCACAAACGCAGATGCTGCCGCACACTGGCTACGTGTACTACTCGCAGATAGTCCAGGATACTGCGCCAGATCTGCGACGCAAGGCTGCTCGCTTGGTGGCCGCCAAGTCCGTGCTGGCTGCCCGTGTGGATGCCTGTCATGAGAGTGTCCACGGCGAGATTGGGCTGCGCTTCAAAGAGGATGTGGAAAAGAAACTGGACAAGCTGCAGGAGCCGCCGCCGGTGAAGTTCATAAAGCCGCTGCCCAAACCAATCGAGGGAAGCAAGAAAAAGCGAGGAGGCAAACGCGTGCGCAAGATGAAGGAGCGATATGCGCTAACGGAGTTCCGCAAACAAGCAAACCGCATGAATTTCGGAGAC ATCGAGGAGGATGCATACCAAGGAGACCTGGGCTATTCCCGAGGCACCATCGGCAAAACTGGCACTGGCCGCATCCGATTGCCCCAGGTGGATGAGAAGACCAAGGTGCGCATTAGCAAAACGTTGCACAAGAACCTGCAGAAGCAGCAGGTGTATGGCGGAAACACGACGGTCAAACGGCAAATCTCCGGAACAGCCTCTAGTGTGGCCTTTACGCCACTGCAAGGTCTGGAGATTGTGAATCCCCAGGCGGCGGAACGTTCGCAGACAGAAGCCAATGccaaatacttttcaaacacCTCCGGATTCCTGTCAGTGGGACAGCGGACCACCTAA
- the LOC120448767 gene encoding U4/U6 small nuclear ribonucleoprotein Prp31 isoform X2, with protein sequence MSLADELLADLEEDNDNELEEEDAEMASAEDESFLAEKLAKPAPNLMDVDVTVQSVRELCKLRDSERLRNTLQQIEHYASRQRTAAEMLGSVESDPEYCLIVDANAIAVDIDNEISIVHKFTKEKYQKRFPELDSLIVGEIEYLLAVKELGNDLDQVKNNEKLQAILTQATIMIVSVTASTTQGTMLTPAEKAKIDEACEMAIELNNFKSKIYEYVESRMTFIAPNLSMIVGASTAAKLLGIAGGLSKLSKMPACNVQVLGAQKKTLSGFSQTQMLPHTGYVYYSQIVQDTAPDLRRKAARLVAAKSVLAARVDACHESVHGEIGLRFKEDVEKKLDKLQEPPPVKFIKPLPKPIEGSKKKRGGKRVRKMKERYALTEFRKQANRMNFGDIEEDAYQGDLGYSRGTIGKTGTGRIRLPQVDEKTKVRISKTLHKNLQKQQVYGGNTTVKRQISGTASSVAFTPLQGLEIVNPQAAERSQTEANAKYFSNTSGFLSVGQRTT encoded by the exons ATGTCGCTCGCCGATGAGCTTTTAGCCGATCTCGAGGAAGACAATGACAatgagctggaggaggaggatgcgGAGATGGCCAGTGCCGAGGACGAAAGC TTCCTGGCGGAGAAGCTGGCCAAGCCGGCTCCTAATCTAATGGACGTGGATGTAACCGTGCAGTCGGTGCGCGAACTTTGCAAGCTGCGCGACTCGGAGCGCCTGAGGAACACGCTGCAGCAGATCGAGCACTATGCCAGTCGCCAAAGAACTGCAGCCGAAATGCTGGGATCCGTGGAATCCGATCCTGAGTACTGTCTGATCGTGGACGCGAATGCCATAGCCGTGGACATTGACAACGAGATCTCCATTGTGCACAAGTTCACCAAGGAGAAGTACCAGAAGCGATTCCCCGAACTGGACTCTCTGATCGTGGGCGAAATTGAGTACTTGCTGGCTGTCAAGGAGCTGGGCAATGACCTGGACCAGGTCAAGAACAACGAAAAGCTGCAGGCCATCCTCACACAGGCCACCATTATGATTGTATCAGTCACAGCGTCCACCACACAGGG AACCATGTTGACACCAGCGGAGAAGGCCAAGATCGACGAGGCCTGTGAAATGGCCATCGAGCTAAACAACTTCAAGTCCAAGATCTACGAGTATGTGGAGAGTCGCATGACCTTCATAGCCCCAAATCTTTCCATGATCGTTGGAGCATCGACGGCAGCTAAACTCTTGGGCATTGCTGGCGGTCTTTCCAAACTATCCAAAATGCCGGCCTGCAATGTTCAGGTGTTGGGCGCACAGAAGAAAACCCTGTCGGGCTTCTCACAAACGCAGATGCTGCCGCACACTGGCTACGTGTACTACTCGCAGATAGTCCAGGATACTGCGCCAGATCTGCGACGCAAGGCTGCTCGCTTGGTGGCCGCCAAGTCCGTGCTGGCTGCCCGTGTGGATGCCTGTCATGAGAGTGTCCACGGCGAGATTGGGCTGCGCTTCAAAGAGGATGTGGAAAAGAAACTGGACAAGCTGCAGGAGCCGCCGCCGGTGAAGTTCATAAAGCCGCTGCCCAAACCAATCGAGGGAAGCAAGAAAAAGCGAGGAGGCAAACGCGTGCGCAAGATGAAGGAGCGATATGCGCTAACGGAGTTCCGCAAACAAGCAAACCGCATGAATTTCGGAGAC ATCGAGGAGGATGCATACCAAGGAGACCTGGGCTATTCCCGAGGCACCATCGGCAAAACTGGCACTGGCCGCATCCGATTGCCCCAGGTGGATGAGAAGACCAAGGTGCGCATTAGCAAAACGTTGCACAAGAACCTGCAGAAGCAGCAGGTGTATGGCGGAAACACGACGGTCAAACGGCAAATCTCCGGAACAGCCTCTAGTGTGGCCTTTACGCCACTGCAAGGTCTGGAGATTGTGAATCCCCAGGCGGCGGAACGTTCGCAGACAGAAGCCAATGccaaatacttttcaaacacCTCCGGATTCCTGTCAGTGGGACAGCGGACCACCTAA
- the LOC120448768 gene encoding endoplasmic reticulum-Golgi intermediate compartment protein 3, protein MKFADVLRRLDAYPRTLDDFSVRTVGGAAVTIISTSIISLLIFLEVINYMQPTLNEELFVDTTRGHKLRINLDVTLHNLACNYISLDAMDSSGDTHLRVDHDVFKHRLDLNGEPLKETPIKEIVAVSPPNKNVTCGSCYGAEHNATRCCNTCEDVLDAYRLRKWSVAVDKIEQCKGKYKRSDEDAFKEGCRIQGHLEVNRMAGSFHFAPGKSFSIRQFHIHDFQFSNVKLSHTINHLSFGEKIEFAKTHPLDGLRVDVAETRSEMFNYYLKIVPTLYMRGNSDGEPIYTNQFSVTRYRKDLSDRERGMPGIFFSYELSPLMVKYAEKHSSFGHFATNCCSIIGGVFTVAGILAVLLNNSWEALQRKLEVGKLS, encoded by the exons ATGAAGTTTGCTGACGTGCTGCGTCGCCTGGATGCCTATCCCCGCACCCTAGATGATTTCAGCGTTCGCACAGTGGGCGGTGCCGCAG TTACGATTATCAGTACCAGCATTATAAGCCTCCTGATCTTCCTCGAGGTTATCAACTATATGCAGCCAACCCTTAACGAAGAGCTCTTTGTGGACACCACTCGTGGTCACAAGCTGAGAATAAATCTGGACGTGACACTCCATAATCTGGCGTGCAATTACATCTCGCTGGATGCTATGGATTCATCGGGTGATACACACTTGAGGGTGGACCACGATGTCTTCAAGCACCGGCTGGATCTCAATGGGGAGCCCCTCAAGGAGACGCCCATTAAGGAAATCGTCGCGGTTTCGCCGCCCAATAAGAATGTAACCTGCGGCAGTTGCTACGGAGCGGAGCACAATGCTACCCG CTGCTGCAACACGTGTGAGGATGTTCTCGACGCCTACCGCCTGCGCAAATGGAGCGTGGCGGTGGATAAGATCGAGCAATGTAAGGGCAAGTACAAACGCAGCGACGAAGACGCATTTAAAGAAGGCTGTCGCATCCAGGGCCACTTAGAAGTGAACCGCATGGCCGGAAGCTTTCACTTTGCGCCCGGCAAGAGCTTCTCCATCCGCCAGTTCCACATCCACGACTTTCAGTTTAGCAATGTAAAGTTATCGCACACAATCAATCATCTATCATTCGGCGAGAAGATCGAGTTCGCCAAGACGCATCCCTTGGATGGACTGAGAGTGGACGTGGCTG AAACCAGAAGCGAAATGTTCAattactatttaaaaattgtgcCCACGTTATACATGCGGGGAAACAGTGACGGCGAGCCCATATACACGAATCAGTTCTCCGTCACGCGATACAGGAAAGATTTATCAGATCGCGAACGAGGAATGCCGGGCATATTCTTCAGCTACGAGCTCTCGCCGCTGATGGTGAAATATGCGGAAAAACACAG CTCCTTTGGTCACTTCGCCACGAATTGCTGTTCCATCATCGGAGGTGTGTTCACGGTGGCCGGCATTCTCGCCGTGCTGCTGAACAACTCGTGGGAGGCCCTTCAGCGGAAACTGGAAGTGGGCAAGCTCAGCTAA
- the LOC120448770 gene encoding reactive oxygen species modulator 1, whose translation MPLPTSSFSQQGPTCFDKMKTGFIIGFCVGMASGAVFGGFSALRYGLRGRELINNVGKTMVQGGGTFGTFMAIGTGIRC comes from the exons ATGCCTCTGCCTACGAGCTCATTTTCCCAGCAGGGACCAACGTGCTTCGATAAGATGAAAACGGGCTTCATCATCGGATTCTGCGTGGGAATGGCCAGCGGAGCGGTCTTCGGCGGGTTCTCGGCACTCAG ATACGGACTACGTGGTCGGGAGCTGATCAACAATGTTGGCAAGACTATGGTACAGGGTGGCGGAACCTTCGGCACCTTCATGGCCATCGGCACAGGGATTCGCTGCTGA